The Portunus trituberculatus isolate SZX2019 chromosome 50, ASM1759143v1, whole genome shotgun sequence genome includes the window CAATACATTCACTATTCATCCTGCTCATACCACGAGCATTTATCATTGACTCATCATTGCCTACACTGTAAATATTTAACCTTTATTCTGTAGTTGTGTGTACTCATCAATATGAACACATTTAACTACATAAGACCTGGAAAGAACAACTCACAAAGTATCTGAGAGGTAGAGGGTAGTCCTGGTCCACCTCTGGCCATGGCTGGTTCATCAGGGGTACTTCCTGAAGATCAAAGATTAAGATTAGCTTGTGTGTTTACAGTTGTGACAATTGTCATGTATTTGTCTATGGGCTACAACAGTCTAATCAGTAGGAAGGAATGCATTGCTGCTTTATCACATGGCAACAATATTGCATAGTGTCACGTCTTCTCACAGGAAATAGTTTATTGGCCGCCAGTCCAATAGACCAGTCCAGAAATAGTCTGCTTGGCAGATGCTAACTATAGTTATCACTTTTGCTCATGGTGTGTCAACCACTTTCCATGGATAACAATATAGATTTAATTAGTCTACTGAAGAGCTGGTAATTTAACTGAAGCTAATTTAAAGACCAGTTATGACAGAAACTGTAGAAAGGTCTTGTCATTTCTGAAGAAGCAATAAACTTGGTTTGTGATGAGCCCAAAATATCCCTGACTGAAATTTGTAAATTTTCATAGGTACAGCGTTATTACTTTCGTCAATTTCAACAATAGTGTCCCTGGACAACCCACTTgcatacacacaaaacaaacagtgaTGAACTCATAATGCGCAATCCTTTGTTAAAGCATTAATTcggcagctttttttttttttttttttttttaaatcctaCACCACAAATTTAttagatgaaaaacaagaaacacaatttaaagaaaatatctagaacagaaaagaagtagaaagaaaaaaaaaaaaaaacattagacaaatataatataatatcatatacgtttcgaaggccactgccttcatcttcagcagTACAAAGCGAACTGAAccaagggaagggggagggacagaggatgaGAGTAACGTGGCACAGTGTGATTGGCCAACCCCACCTGTGAGCTCCACCCTACTCAAACCCTACCAGGACCTGACCTGTCTTTACCACAAATCCCTAGATCTGGTAGGGATTTAGTCACCAGTGCTCTCATTAATGGATCTAGCTTAAACATGCCTTCATTTAGATTACAATTCTTATGGTTCTATATACAAACTGATTCTAAAATCTTACGTTTTTTTAGTTGTTACATTTGAATAACATTTGACTGGAATTCCAGTCAATTGAGTGGTCACTATCAGAAGCATGGATAAAATTGGCATTATTAGTGTGACAATTCCTTATActtctcttgtgttcttttaaCCTCTTATCCAAGGATCTGCCTGTTTCTCCTACACAAGAGAAGTGTAAGGAATTGtcacactaataatgacaatTTTATCCATGCTTTTGATAATGAATGACCACTCAATTGATTGGGATTCCAGCAAAATGTTATTCAAATGTAACAATTTAAAAAAGAtgcaagaatatatatatatatatatatatatatatatatatatatatatatatatatatatatatatatatatatatatatataatcatttttATGCCAATCCATGCTATAAATCATGCAGTAATTCCATAAAGTACACTTCTCATGTATAGCAAAAACTATTTACCCAATATAGCAAAAGCAATAAAAGATCTTAACCAATTAAAGTAAATGATGCTtatgtgttgttggtggtaaCATTTTGACTCCAGAAGCAATACCTTCTGAAGAGAGGAGCAGGTGGCCACACTGCAGAATCCAGCCCAGAGTTCGCTGGTGAAGTGAGGTGTGATTGGGGAAAGCATGATGATCTGATTTGCCAGGGCTTGCTCAAACACCTCACTCATCATCAGGATCTTGGGCACTTTCTGAGGGATGGGGGGATATATACTTCCATTTATAAAAGGTTAAAAATATAAGGCCTGGAAAAGAAATCCAATGCTGAACTGGAAGCAGCTTTTCATATGGTATTCAATTTAAAGCTCTAATGTTAAAGCAACCCTCATACAGAAAAGAGTATTTACTGACACCTATCTGTAGTCTTGTGATAAACCTATatgcaatcacacacacacacacacacacacacacacacacacacacacacacacacacacactaaaaaaataaaaataaaaaaaaaataaataaaaaaaatacatatactgTACTACCATAACCTTATTGCACAACTTTATAATACTATAGAGACTACTGTacataatttgagagagagagagagagagagaaaatatgagtcCTCGGCCAAAGATTTCCAGGCTGAGATGCAGATCCAGCAAGGCGGCAGTACCCTGAGGCTGGTGGTGAGTGCCTGCATGAAGGCGATGGCTGCATTGAGCTGGTGTGTGTGCTCCATGATGTAGGTGACATTGTAGAGGGCGTGGTTGTGTGCATTCCAGAGGTGTTGCTCgtgctccttcctctcctcgtcaCTGTGCCGGCAGTAAGGATGCAAGTCTTGGGTGATAATTTGCTTTATACTTATCTTCAGATTAGAATGCATTCATTATTCATGAAAAGTTGATCACCTACATATCAAGAAATGCAATCTCATCTTGTCCCTGCATACTCTACTCATGTTGaaatgttatttatatttttctttcacatacTCATACATCATCTGAGGATGTGGTGtagaccattaattttctggtCCAAACTGTATCAGAAAAGTATTAAATCTCAAATGATAGACATCAGTTAAGGAGGATTTGCACAAGTCTTAACTATGTGATTCATTGATGACACTATTACCTTATACAGCTCAGGCTATGATCTTTGTTTTGTCTGATATCAATAAACTCTGCCACTGTCATCCACAGACGATTCTGCCAACTGAAGATGCCTGGGAAGGCTGTGGAGAAATAAGTACATAAATTATGTAGACATTAAGTGCATTTAGTTTTACATCAATTTTTTATGCAAAGGCATTTCAAAGAAGTAAGCCTAGAATATCAGGCCCTGATAATGGTAAGTTGCCTCTTAAGTGAACTTGTAAATACTAATTGTGACTTACATTAAGTTTTTTTAAAATTTCTAGTACAGCTGTAGTTGATATAATTGGACATCATTATATAATGAAAGGAAGTAGGCATCACTACTTTGTATGTAGCAAATATCCTGTCATTGCTAAGAGATGAAACTTTGAAAAGTGTGATTTCAGTATTTCTGTTCTGTAAAGAATACAATCAATGTTCAAATttgttgtgattattttttctttttttttttttttttacaaagagAATAATGTCTTACTTTCCTCAGACCAGTCTCTTGGTGAGCCTGGTGCAAAGTTGGCCAGCATGAGGAGTCTTGTGGTGTCTGTTCCATAGATTTCCAACACTTCCTGTTGATGAGCCAGTGTGTGTTGGTAAAGGAGGGAATACCTTTAGTTAGTTATGTTGCAAATCTGCACAGATATGCCACTGAAAGGAATAATATTGTCAaatatgaattaataaatgGAATCATATTGTCAAATGTGATTTTGCTGAATAGAACTAAAGTAGCTGCTTATAATTTCAAGGCAAACACATGATCTAACACTTGTGGTTCTGAGGAAAACAAGCATTACCTGGGGATCAATGCCATTATTCTTACTCTTGCTCATCTTCTCAGTGGTGATGACAAGGGATGCTCCTGTGCCCAGCTCCACTGGTGGCTTTACTGcaaggaaggagtgaatgacAAAACCAGAGTAAACATCTCACTCATGATTTAGCACAGGTCTATATATGTTTGATTCACACTTGTGTTTTTGCATAGAAAGAACAATGAACCAATCCATCAATAGTTAGACATTATGTGGAGTGGGGAGTGGGTGGAGCTTTCTGATGTGAAAGGTGTGTAGCATTACAGGCACAAGTAGCAAGGGACATCAGGAAACATAGTCATGAACCACTAACCAGAGAAGTCCACCTGGTCTTTGGTGAGGTAGCGGCCACTGTCCTTCACCTTGTATGCTGACCCCATTACCATTCCCATCATGATCAACCTCTTGAAAGGCTCCCAGTGGCTCACCAAACCTTCACTAGCCAGGAAATGCTGCATGAACCGAGCATACAGCATGTGAAGCACCGCTGTAAAAAAACTGTCTGTCATCAGCAGTGGATCAAGATGCATAACATTCACCTCAGTGTTATCTATGATCACTCTGAATGTGAAGGACTGTCTTGGTCTTATCAGTAACATATGCACACTGAGGGTCAAGGATGGACAGACAATGGCTGGTCACTCACCGTGCTCTTTTCCTCCAACGTAAAGGTCCACCGGCATGAAGGCCTCCTGAAGCTTGAAACTGAAGGGTTGTTCCTCATTATTGACGTCCAGGAAGCGAAGGAAATACCACGAAGAGTCAACAAAGGTGTCCATCGTGTCTGTTTCTCGTTGGCCTTCCTGTCCACACCTGTGGAATGTGGCAGTCACTGGTGAtgcagggagggggaagaggagacagtgggAACAAGGCATCACAGACACTGGTTAAGGAATATATctaattatgtttttattgtcctttaaacagaggaaaaaacaaacaaacctagAAATATCTAATAATTGTTTCACATTCTGAGTTTCTTAATCCATTTCTGCCTGATGCCTGTTTTTAAGAACTATGATTATTCCTGTCTGTGTGTTCCTTCCCTTAATACTATTTCTCTCAACTCTCTTACACAACTTTTCACCACACCCATGTCAATGAGACTTTGATATAAGGGTAAGTACAACATTTAATTTCCTAGAATTGAATTATTTCTTCCTGGTTTGTCACAGGATTGTGGTCATACCTTGGGCAGGAACATCTCAGCCAGCCATGTGCCTCCTTCAGTGGGGAGATGCCCCTCTTTGGAAAGTGAGAGATTTTAGGCAGCTCTACAGGCAGCTGGTGTTCAGGTACAGGCACAACTCCACAGCTGGGACAGTGTACAATGGGTATGGGGGTGCCCCAGTATCGCTGGCGGGATATGAGCCAATCCTTCTGTTTGGCACTGGTTGGGAACCCTCCAGCTCCTTTATCCACGAGTGTCTGAGTGACTTGCTCCCTTGCTTTTGCCAGAGACAGATCACTCAGCTCTCCTGAATTTATTAATCTGCCATTCTTAAGAATGTGTGGGACTGTGAAGCCAAAGTTACTTGAAATATTTTTGTCCTCCTCTGAAATACAAGGAATGCCAACATAAGCTTCTGTGTCTTCAATGTATGGCAGAGTGTCACTCATTATTATTGGGATCTCCCGCCGGCTGATGGGACAGATGGCATGAACCTTGAGCAGCTGGTGACCACCACAACAGCGCCCCCTGTGTGCCTCTGTGTCCAGTACATGGCCACGGCGAACCCCAAGGAAGCTGATGCCATGGAGCAGTTCTGGCTGTGTCATCCACAGATTCAATCTTGAGGCTGGTAGCAATCTTTGGTTTGTTCCAGCACTGCTGTGGCTCTCCTTTGCCACATCCATCTCTACCCTGTAGCCTCCACATTCCCCAATCCAGTGGCGCTGAATCTTGGTGATGTCACGCCAGTTTTCCAGTGCTGTGTCTGACAGGCCATCCAATAATGACTTGGAAAATCTGAAATTTGGGTGGATATTATTTAGtggcactttctctctctctctctctctctctctctctctctctctctccactacaaaCAAGAACATACTACATCTTTCAGTACCTAAGACATACAGGATTTTAATAGCAAGTTTTGAATTAGTGCACAacatgaagggagagggaagcacCTGGTGATCTTGATGTACCACTGCCTCAGGTAACGCTGCTCCACCTTTGCACCAGATCGCCACGAACATCCATCCTCATCCACCTGCTCGTTAGCTAACACTGTCTGGTCCACTGGGTCCCAGTTCACCATTGCCTGAGGGAAGAATCAGCTATCACCATCATGACTAATTTCTTAATAGTACATGTGCAGTGTTTATAAATGGCACGGTTCAACACCTCAAGCACCACACACCTCTTTCTGGTAAGCCAGTCCTGCCTGGAACAGCCGCAGAAAGAGGCTTTGAGTCCAGTGGAAGTATTGGTGGTTACATGTTGCAAACTCGCGGTGCCAATCAAAGTGGCATCCCAACTCCTGCAGCTGTTCCCTCATCTGATTTATGTTGGTGTGTGTCCAAAGGTCTGGCATCTTGTTGCTGTCAATGGCAGCATTCTCTGCTGGCAAGCCAAAGGCATCCCATCCTATTGGGTGGATCACCTGGAATGGAAATAGTGCTGTTAAGGCTCTCACAACCTGCACTCTTGTAATCTTATCAGCTTGACTTATGGATAAGATGAAATTCCTTGATAGCTTGGGCAAACAGAAATCtgttatgaaaaataaaaaagtatagCACTTATGTATCAGTATATATGTACAGTATGTATATCAGAGAAGCAAACTCGACAAGTCAGAACttagatgattttatatagTGTGAGTGTTGTCCTTGAGGATTCCCATTGGCTGAAGAAACAGACTGAGAACAGCCATAATCCACTACCTTGTAGCCTCTGTGGCGGTAGAACCTGGCCATGGCGTCACTAGTGGCATACACCCGAACGTGCCCCAGGTGGAGTTTCCCTGAGGGGTACGGGAACATGGAGAGCACATACTTCTTTCCTTGGCTGTCTCCATCATCcctagaggaaagaatgaataaccTGACAACACAAAATCTTGGTGCATAACTCATCAAAGCCCTGTTATGAAGCACCTCTCACTAGGAATGTCACCATACAGTACACATAACAATGTTACTTACTATAAACTTTCTCCTTGGTGAAATTGCCATACATGTTGATTTCAATGATAACTATCAACTTTAAACCTTCTTCCACTAAATAGATTGGTGACCAAGAGCTCCTGACAACATTGAGAGTGACCTTCCTCAGCTGTCACACTGGGTCCTATCAACAGTGTTTTTAGCTTAAGGAACTGCCAGATACCTATGCCAAGCAGCCATGCCCAAAGTAAAGAACCTGGCAAGGCTGAGGAATTTGATGGTCTGTTCAAAAATATTGGATCAGGTATGAAGAATGATCTAGTGTGTTGTCATGAGGCATCTGTCAATTGTCTGATACTAAAGAATTTGTTTGTTGTTCAAGTGGCATTCCTGATCCAGCTTCTTGGCCAGGCCTTGAATTCTTCAGGTTTACCATGATCTCTAGTGTCCAGACATGGCGCTGTGTGACTCTGGCTATGCTGAAGATGCACCTGAGAGGATCCTAATTCAAGAGCTGAGGTGACGCCATGCAGATTAAAAGTGATGCTGGAAGCCATTTGGACCGCTACTTACAGAAGTATTTCCAGCAATGGAAGAGCACATGGGCAGAGTGTGTGGACATAAAGGCCACACTATAAAGAACATTAGTTACAATCCCTAAAAGAGTATGTAGGTCACTCTTTGCTCTTTGGCAAAAGGCTACCAACATACTTCTGAACACATCTCATGTTCTTTGAAACATACCTTCACTCCAAGATCCAAAGTTCATATATGAAGCATGAATGCTGTTTTctttggtataaaaaaaaatccaaatgtAAAACAATTAAGAAATTTGTAACATTgtatgataaaaatgcatcacTCTTCAATACAATGAATTAACAGATACAAAATGAAGAATACTTACTCATCCTCTATTGGTTCATGCCCaagtcttttgtatttttctttccaaaatGCATCAATCTCCTTCTTGGTGGTGTGGCTGAGTTCATCATCCTGGAACATTCACCTTCACACAGTCATAAAACAATGACATGTATTCAGAATAAGCTCGCACAATACTCACTACACACTGTTTTATGTACATTAATGACTACAATAGGATACCATAGGTGAGAGAGCTGTTACACCTGCCACCTCCTGCACAGCATGATCCTGAACTACTCAGGTGTACTGGTATATATTTGTACAGGCACAGTGCTTACCGTGGTGGGCCACACGCCTGTCTGGCTGTAAATTAGCCTTGGACAATAGCCAAATGTGAACTGCCTTTTTCTGTGTGTCAGCAGTTTTCGAGCGAACCAGAGCCGCCCCATCTTCCTGGCACAGCCTTCCCAGAGACCAGAACTGCACTGCCACAGGGCCCCGAGACAGAGGGGAGTGACAGTAAGACAGTGCCACCGTGCACCTATGCACAGTACAGAGTGCACTGCATTATTCGCCGCACTTTCACCTCTGCAGGGCAGGCCGAGGAGGCTTAACCGGTAGGGCCGCCGGCACTGGTAGGGACTAGGGAGGCAGGGCAAGATGAGAAGGTTGAGTAGTCGCCGTCAAAGACAAT containing:
- the LOC123499979 gene encoding probable leucine--tRNA ligase, mitochondrial; translation: MGRLWFARKLLTHRKRQFTFGYCPRLIYSQTGVWPTTDDELSHTTKKEIDAFWKEKYKRLGHEPIEDEDDGDSQGKKYVLSMFPYPSGKLHLGHVRVYATSDAMARFYRHRGYKVIHPIGWDAFGLPAENAAIDSNKMPDLWTHTNINQMREQLQELGCHFDWHREFATCNHQYFHWTQSLFLRLFQAGLAYQKEAMVNWDPVDQTVLANEQVDEDGCSWRSGAKVEQRYLRQWYIKITRFSKSLLDGLSDTALENWRDITKIQRHWIGECGGYRVEMDVAKESHSSAGTNQRLLPASRLNLWMTQPELLHGISFLGVRRGHVLDTEAHRGRCCGGHQLLKVHAICPISRREIPIIMSDTLPYIEDTEAYVGIPCISEEDKNISSNFGFTVPHILKNGRLINSGELSDLSLAKAREQVTQTLVDKGAGGFPTSAKQKDWLISRQRYWGTPIPIVHCPSCGVVPVPEHQLPVELPKISHFPKRGISPLKEAHGWLRCSCPRCGQEGQRETDTMDTFVDSSWYFLRFLDVNNEEQPFSFKLQEAFMPVDLYVGGKEHAVLHMLYARFMQHFLASEGLVSHWEPFKRLIMMGMVMGSAYKVKDSGRYLTKDQVDFSVKPPVELGTGASLVITTEKMSKSKNNGIDPQEVLEIYGTDTTRLLMLANFAPGSPRDWSEETFPGIFSWQNRLWMTVAEFIDIRQNKDHSLSCISDEERKEHEQHLWNAHNHALYNVTYIMEHTHQLNAAIAFMQALTTSLRKVPKILMMSEVFEQALANQIIMLSPITPHFTSELWAGFCSVATCSSLQKEVPLMNQPWPEVDQDYPLPLRYFIKGEKPQQVKVPRRMLDHLSPEQALQLVSKEKNFQEFLQGRTIVDTQLKILPGLRASVFFTYSVHDVARAKQELKKRKEEKKKQKLENKMKRKQRAVD